From Salvia hispanica cultivar TCC Black 2014 unplaced genomic scaffold, UniMelb_Shisp_WGS_1.0 HiC_scaffold_907, whole genome shotgun sequence:
TGGATggggtgttttttttttggaaggaATGTAAATAAGGGGAAAGGGGAGGATAATTAAATTgtccaaaatagtaaaaaccGGGGCCCTATTGGGACGggcaaaaaggaaaaagggaCTCCTATTTTGGACAGGGGGAATATTTTTCCTCCGGCCCGAAAAAAACAATTTGTGAATAACGAGTTTTTAaagtagaattggtaaagggaaaagagaagggaaaaaaataaaaaagagaagaggACGGGAAAATTTAGTTCCATATtattaatgaagaaaaaagaaaaagcaaaaaggttgaaaactttttcttttttaatgtgccctattttttgtggacaactaaaaaaggaaatgtctatatttttctgggcggagggagtagtatgtttttaaaccctttttaattttaaaattttatacaaaatgTTGTTTGTtggagataaaaataatactccatatttttattaaaataagaaatagaaaaaaaaaagagaaaaaaaatcaaaatattaaaaggaaacatttttttttttttatgtgaactttgtcaaaatattaatttttttgggccgtaaaatttgaaaatatctttTGAGATTCATGAACTTCGTTTAACATCATTTAAGttactttttcattatttcaaactttttttagGAAAATACCTTCAAGTCCATGAAGGATATTTCAATCTATCCCCCTctttctattaaaatattgagagaacatttttttttgggtttctGAACTTgctaaaatatcatttttattcgaGCTTTAATTCCTTGTGAAAGTGGGAGTGTAATAGTGATGTTGCGATGATCTCTGGCATTCCATCGGGGAATTTGTTGTTGTTCGgtttaaaataagtaaaggTAAAAATTTGGCAACTATAGTAATAccatttggtccaaaacattacTTTTGAAAATTGAGCAAAACATTTGTAATCGTTATCAAGTGGCCTAAACATTTGACATCGTTGTCAAAGTGGTCTTTTCCGTAAAAACCAACGGTCAACgcttaattaatgattttttaaacttaattaatactaatgctttaaattaataaaaaaattaaatataaaattaataaaatgctaAGAAATTCCAAAATCGACATTTATccctctttttccttctcttccaTCTTCCTTCGTTCTTCCTAAATCGaatctcttctcttctctccGATGCTCAACGTCGCCGCCTTTTTTCTCTCCTCGCTCTTCCACAGATCGTCGCATCGTGTGTTTTCCACATTGCTTGTCCGAGATCAAAATCGCCGTCGTCCACCATTGTTGTCGTCCATTCcgggaaaaaaggaaaaaaagggagaaaaagtcgattttggaatttttttgcattttattaattttatgtttaaattttttttaattaattatgcattagtatattactccctctctctaaaatttgtcacctatttcctttttcgctcatccctaaaaatttgtcaccttttacttttaccatttttggtagtgaacccacttccactaactcattctcactcacattttattttaaaacttatatataaaagtatgactcacatgcaactaacttttttaacccaCTTTTTATACCCAAATTAGGTGACCGTAGTATTTTACGGAAAAGGACCACTTCGACAACGATGTCAAATGTTTAGGATCACTTCGTTAAcatttcaaatgttttggACCCGATTttaaaagtgaatgttttggaccaaattgatTCCGATATAGTTAGGACAATTTGAccatactttttaaaataaagagatttagaagtttttaaattgaatatgcAATCGAGCCATCAAGATTATTTTCTCAAGATTCATCATATTTAAAGACAACAAATtgtcaatttaataaatacttcCTTCAAATTTGCAAACTCAAATCAACTTCAAAAAACCACTTATTAAAGAATTGTGATCAAGTTAGGAATTAAGCTTTGCAGAAAAGCTCCATGAATTGGGGAGATGAAGTGCGAACTATTGTTTTAAAggagtgagagagaatgagagagaaatgCTCACGGGGTGAAGTTCACAACAAAAAGttctttcaatatttaatgaaaatgagagTAAATAGACAGATATTGCCATAAATTTATGACATTGAGGGTATTTTAAcccaaaacaaaattgaaacaatgaaaaatttaattaaatgatattaactcaAATTATGGGCctcagaaaatatttttaaatattatggaCCATTACTttgataatatttaaatagatatatctttaaataaagaacaaagaaaagaagataaGGTCGTTAAAtattacccaaaaaaaaaatatgttatacaaagatgatttaaaaaactccgtataaattaatattctgATTTCAAAcgaaattgatcaaattttgtactatcattaaatttttgtatgagaaaaaaaagaactcaTAGTCCATATTGCAATTGCTATAGCGTACAGGGGGCGAAGTAGAATAAGTTGAAATAGTTGGGGTGAttatagtattttgataagttcGAAAGAGATCTACGAAGGGCAAGATTTCTAGTTTCAACAcaggaggaagaggagaaaACACAGAGGCGAAAATGCTCTACTCCGCCAAACCGCCATTGCTACTTCCTCTATTCTTCTTCCTAACTTCGTTTCTCTCAGGGAATATTACCCTTGCTTACAATTTGTAAGTCTCCATCACTTTTTCCGTATTTTCTCTTTGTTCTCTGTATGTAAAATGTGGACCTTTTGAGGAGCTGCAATTCGAATTTTGTTTGCAAGATGTGATTTCTTCTTAATTGATAATTTACTGAAATCGCAGTGAATCAATAGCAATGAAAGGAGAACCCTGATGGGCATTAAGGAGACGCCAAATGGTGGAAATGTCACCTTTGATTGCTCTCCTTCTGGCCCTTGCATACCATGCCTTCGCTCTGAAAAGGTCCCTATCACTCTGAGAATCATAATAGGATTGGTTTCGCTCGTCTTGATTTGATGATTGTTTTTCtagaaattcaatttataaattagggTATAAGTTCAAAATTGATCACATCATTTAGATTACCTTACTATTCTGGAGTCGGAAGCTTAATATATGATGTCTATTAAGTTTGTTAAGATTGTAGATGGAACTTCATTGGATGGATGCTATTTggaattatattaattaagattaGTCCTAGCAGTTAGCCTTGCAGCATAGGAGACTGTGTGCTGTATGCCATATTACACCCTTGATCATGTCATATTTAACAGGATGACTCTTGTTTTCCTCTTGTAAGAGCAGTGTTAGTTCTATTGCTGGTTTATTTCTTGACCGTCACAGGATTCAGTTTGTCATTCCGTATGAGCCAAATATATAGTATCATCATTTTCTCTTAATGTCTTTGACGAATGCATTTGTGTTGTTCGCTCTAAATTAAAACCATAAGTTATCTGTGGAGTTTGATAAAATTTAGTGCAAGGTATATAACCCACAGCAGGAAATCAAAATCCACGACCTTTTCCTCTTAGTAAATTTAGCAACGACACCATTTCCACCTTATGGTTATGTATTTGTTATGCTTGAGAATGCTAGCTAATTGAGGTGTTAATTGTTATGGAACACAACTTATTTGGGACGATATGCTAAAATGCCacaatatagtactactatatttaatctgctggatttttcttcttcttataCTAATATGTTTTTTGAATTCTCAAGAGTCGACACCCTGATATATTTCTTATTGTTTCTTAGAGTGATGAAAAATATCGCTGTGGTGAAACTGGATATCGCATTCGCCTGAAATGTGTACCCTCTGGAATTGGGTCCAAAGACTCAAAAGGTACAAAACAACATAAGAAAAGATCTACTCTTGAGTTTATGGAGTTGGGTGTTAATCAGCATGATGGAGACATGAGTATTTCTTCAACGAGGCAAAGAAGATTACACAGCATTCCTCCAATGCTGGACCACGCTCTTATGTCACTTACAGGAGCTGTATACCTGCTGTAAACGAAGAAAAATTGTCAGTACTAGGTTTTGAGGTAAACTACTCCCCTTTTAAATGCTTTTGTACATCTATTCTTGTCCAAGGATAGCTTTTGATATAGAAAGAACTTGAGATTGACACGTTTGGTGTCATGCATTGGCCTTCTTTTTCCTAGAAGTTATTCTCctcacataaatataacatGTATTGTCTATTTTGATTAATCAACTTCTTGCTTATGTATATGCTTTGTACTGTAAATTCCACTCCGAGGCCCTTATGTTGCTTTGCTCGTAAGCAGTGGCTCATTCATTTACTTCAGGCGGAAGCGTGCTGCTGCGCCTGGTGGTGTGCCAATGAGGCTTCCTACTAGTTCTAGGTTTTAAGTCCAATCTACGATTACATCATATAGGAACTTTTTTTGCTTTCCAATGAAGACTGTTGTAAGTTATGGCCAATATTCCGAGTTGTTTATTTTGCTGTATTGCCTGTTTTGCCTTGTATCAAGAATTTCtgtaattattattctttcttctaTTAATTGATTACCTCTTTTTTCTACCCTGACATTTTGTTGGAGTTGAAACTTCCAATATGGTCGAACTCTCACTCTTAAAGGCCTTTTTGTGCCTCAAAGTTGACTCATTGTATAAAATGTTAagatggaatatttttttttccgctGTCAAGGTATCAATTTTGATTAGTAATATTTGAGAATATTTTTTGAGGtactttttcactattttaaatttttttggatgaaaatatcCTCATGAATGACATTTTGgtctatttattttctctgttttattaaaatatttaatttatctctttaaatttttatttgccCTTTattaaaagagagaatgaaaaaatggggaagaacagagaaaaaatagaagaatggggcaaaaaatcaaaatagagaaattaaatattttaataaagaagagagaataaatagaGTAAAATGCCATTTATGGGCTTGAGTATATTCTCgtcaaaaaaatttgaaacttgAGTGTAAAAGTAGGTCAAACGATATTATATCGAGTTaatggacctcaaatgatattttcaaatattacggaccaaaaaattgatttcttgGTAAAGTTCGCTGCAAAAAAGatgttttttcaaattttacaatGAGATACTTACTAGTACTTATTTGAGGAaacatttaccaaaaatagacatGTATTCAAGGTCGATCAAGTAGGTTATATTTCACTGGAAACGTATTTAAACCTCTGCTGAGCAGCTTAGTCCGAACgtttaataatactccctccgtccctgaaattgtcatatttcacttttactatttttggtaatgcctccacattccactaacttattcatactcaaattttattataaaactaatatttataagtttacCCACATCTTATCAACTTTTCAACCTACATTTCCATCATAATTCTTAAACTACTAGTTCAGTCAAACTATgacaaaatttgagagaggGAGTATCAAAATCTTCATTTTGTCTGATCCAACATGATTTACTATTCATTCCAAAATTATGTCCTAAGAAATGAGATCCGTaccatataataataaatagcaTAGATGAActataatcaaatatttatataaaaataagtaagagaaaagCTCATTTATGAGATAACTAAGGAGCATTAAGTGAAATGGCATCCTCATCCaagataagataaaaaaacttTGATAACACCAGTAAATGTTAGCATTGGTTATGAAAATCTGCTTCCTATGTGTAAATTACAGATGATGATATTAGAGGCcacaaattctttttttttatttttctttttttcactgGGGATAACATATAcaaaggcaaaaaaaaaaaggcaactCCATCTCCATCCTTGCAGGTACTAACTCTGCATCAAATATCTTGAGCACATAACCAAAGTAGGGAGTAGAGCAAACTCCAAACAAAAGAATGGTGTAGAAGTAAATAATTCTCAAATAACAATACTCTTTTCTTACGACACATCTACAGTAACATAGTTGCAAGCATGCACTACGGGTAGTTGCTGAgttcacaaaaataatctggAGTCTTGCGCGTGGTGTCGGGTTCGATCTGCCGGGGAGCCGGATCGAACTGAAGGAAGTTCTGCTCCATGTTCTCCCCAATTTCAAGAATTGCAGCCATATTCCCACAACGGTAACAATAGTTTGGGGCACTAAAAACGGTCACCACATTCTTGTCCTACAAATGCAGCAGTGTATAATAACTATGGCTTGTTCCGATTGCACCAACGGTGagttaaaatatttgagattcTAGACAAACCTGACACCAATTAAAACCCTCCATCACAAGCTGATGTGCTCTTGAGATTAGAGTGAGGCCGTTGGTGTGGTTGAACTGAGAAGCTATATCCTGTCCAAAGGTGTAGCCAGCCCCACGGGGTGATATGCCCCAACCGCAGCGGTCGTCGGGATCAGACCACAAGAGATCACACATTGGTCCTTCGTGTGGGACCTACAGGAAACAGATCATGAAATGGAGTTGGGACAATATTTAAAGCAGCATCACTAGAAATAGTTGCTAGGAAATCAAATTGAATTCATGGACAGGATTATTGTTTGTACCTCTTGTATGCGATCTAAAGCTCGGATATTGTCTAAGGTGTCGAGTGAAGGAGAGAGACCCCCATGCAAACAGAAGATCTACAATAACATAGTGCTGGATATTAGATGTTGAAAAtgtaatatattcaaattgaaaaataattgtgtttatcaTGCAAACCTGACTCTCAATAAGAGCTGTCAAGggcaaataatcaaaaaggtCAGTGAAAAACTTCCACACATTGGCATTGCCATACTTCCTCAAGCATTCATCATAGAACCCATACCTGGCATGAAAAAGCGTCTTATCAACAATTTTACATGCAAGGCATCTAGCACTGATGCATGAGTATTGCAAGCAACCTTCTCAATTTAGTGCTAACAAAATGAAGTGTCCACAAGCcctcaaaaattaaaagtgttgTGTCCTTACCTACAAACAGGGATGGATCTATAGTATTTTGAgaaggggcaaatgccccagCTCATTTTCTAGTAgcatgtaaatatatatattataatacttaaatatatacatattcaaCTAATTTGCCCCCttgtttagaaaaaatatttttttacttgcCCCACTCCTAACCTACACACGAAGGCTCACCCTCCTctaagataaaatactatattattttaatgtatatatattatttttatatttatttatttgtatgttaatatttttgtccCTCCTATTATAATTTCCTGGCTCCGTCCCTGCCTACAAACTTTTATTGAACAAATACATACAAAACAATCGACGGACAATATATTTCAACATACTGTATTTTCATGAAACTGAATTTCAATGAAATATCAGACATGCACTCGTACAAACTTATTCCTCAACAAGTTCCCAAAGTCAAAGTAGATTCCTCTACTAAATAGTCATAATACAATCTTGCCTGTGATACAGAGTAAAAACAATTGGAATTGGTGATCAAATTTCAATGTGTCATAAGTCATTAAGTTGAAGATAGTAATAGATCAAATTAACCATACCATAGCTACAAATGGTGTGACATGATGCAGGTGGCAAGGGGCGATACGATTTCCTATACATGGCATAAGCCCTTACAGATGTCAGCATCTAGGCATGCCTTTTGAACcttttcttgttcttttctttaataGAGTTCATACCACAGACAATATAAGTGATACTGCATGTAGTGGATTTAAGGGGAAATCTGGAGTATCAATCATATGCATCTGATGGTGCACCCTACTCATCCCATGATCCCACTAGTTTTGGTCATTTCAAGACCTAATTTCTTGTAAAGAAAGCTTTCATCATTTCCCCATCAACGTTTTCCTCAAATTGGTGTTGATTTTCCCtttcatttgtttatttacttCCCcattccttcttttttttttctactaattGCTGTTGCGTTAGGAGTTTCTTCTTTTACTTCCATTTTCATCTTTAGGGCGGGTGGGGTGGGTACTGCGTTTCATAATCGTTGCTTATAACTACAATGATCCTGaaatattcttataatttatgagtaatggctgatttttttaaatattgtgcactactccattttttaaaaccaacACGACCAAGACCCttaacttgttttttttttttttgggggggtgGGGGGCATTGTCCTATCTTCTGTAACATCTGTGGACAGCAAACATCATGAGATGAATTTAACAATGAAAGGACACAATTTTGCATCTCAGATATGTCAAGCTCCAGGTCATCTTTAGAGCTTGAGCCTTTAACACAATGAAACCAAACCAGAGAAGGCAGAGACTTACACTTGAGTGATCTGTCGACTTTCATGGTTGCCCCTCAGAATTGTGATTCTATCTCTGTAACGGACTTTCAGAGCCACTAGAAGTGTGACAGTTTCAACTGAGTAGTATCCGCGATCTGCATTCAATGAATACTTTCTTAATGGAATTTGATGGTAGATCAAGTAACACAATCTCAGTATGGAATAAAAGTTACAATTAATAGAAGAAATTAATCTAATACGACAATCAACAGCAGATAATCCAAATGCAAATAGCAATTTACTAAATGAGAAGATTGTGAAAGATAGAGACATGACGTAAAATATTTTGCAACGGGTTAACGTCACAGTGACACGCAACGAGtcccaattttttatttggcaTCACAAAAGAATAGTGGAACATATATCTCAATGATATAACATTCCCACTGATATTTGGCATCACAAAAGAATAgttgaacaaataaatataaagctAATAActtctttttcatttgttttgcaATAATAATGACATAAAAGTTGGATGAAAAGAAAAGTCGAGTGCGAATGCAACAGATTTTAAACCGAAATTTCCTCAATGATATAACATTCCCACTGACCACTAGTCTCATTCCTTCAGCATTTCAACATTAGCGGTTAGCAGCCGCTGAAACAGTCAACCAATGCAATTGGCTCCAATCAAAATCACCCCATACTATTCTGTTGCACATCTAGAGTAGCTTGGGACCAATTAAAAAACAGATATTAACcactaattttcttttgtcaaAGATTAACAAGCTCACCAACAATGCAGGAAGCTTGACAATTAATCTTCAAACTCAGAGGAACACGAAacaattagtaattaataagaATACAAATTAAGCTCATTCGCCTTATCCGATGGACCAATTAGACATTCTGCAAACAAGGAACTTCCTTGGGCATTCTTCTTCTCTCATTTTATAAACCAAGCAATGTACCCTTCAAAACTTAGGTGCCACCATATTATTTCTAGAAACAGATAAAACAACTCCACATCAAATTTCTTCAGTTCACAAAATCATCCATTTATACTCCGTGACCACTAAAAACAACCTTTGTCAGAAGCAAATCGACGATTTATCCAAGTCACCAAACATTCAAatcatatatacatacattatACATACCAACACAGATCAGAAAACATCTTTCTAATAAATCTAGCGGAGAATCAAGGAGAAAGGTAAAATACTGACCAACATAGTCTCCCATGAAGAGGTAATTTGTATCTGGAGCATTGCCTCCAATCCGGAAAAGCTCGATCAGATCGTAGAACTGGCCGTGGATATCACCGCACACAGTAACGGGACATTTCACCGGCTGCACATTCCATTCCTCAACCAAAATCGCCCGCGCCTGATCGCACAAAATCTTCACCTCCGCCTCCGACAGCGGCTTGCACTCCATCAATTGCTCTATCTGCCTATCCAAATCCCCATGCCCCggcatctttctttctctataGAAAAACAGAAATTCAGCTACTTGAATGCTCCGCACCTCTGATCTGGAATTTGAATCCGAGATTCAAATCCGAATTACAGAAAGTAAAACTCGGTGAGCCGCGGGATCACCTGAGATCTCGATTTTGAACAACTTTTCAGCAAGATACCAGAAATCggaattttttcatgatttttttatttctgagatttatttccattttcccGAGAATCTAAATTCCAAAAATGATTGGGAAAGTAtgtattttaaacatttatctaaaacaaattattatagatataaataatatgtgtgtgtgttgttgttgtgtgtgtgtggagtTGGAACTAGAATGCAAAGACGGAATGTAAAATGCAACTCAAATGAACTCCAAATGTTTTTGACCAATTTATtcagtaatttttaaaacacctaaaaaagaaaggggtctttattcaatttaaatggTATTCCTAgaaggaaaacaaaataagtatTATGCAGTGGCGTGAGAAATGCCAAACAGAATATTAGGCCTTTTTAGGTAGTGAATAATTCTATGTAACATGATTTATAGTGACAAAATTGTATTCGAACGGGGGGTCAAATCAAAGGTGGTgtgcttaattaattaatgtacatAGTTCCGATATTATATTGggtagtactactagttttaCTTTTAGGCATATGTATTTCATggtgtgttattttttaaatgaatttttgCAACAAGCTTTGAAAGTTGAGAAAAAATACAAACTGACTTTATAGTTAATTTCTcataaaata
This genomic window contains:
- the LOC125200334 gene encoding serine/threonine-protein phosphatase PP2A-2 catalytic subunit-like, giving the protein MPGHGDLDRQIEQLMECKPLSEAEVKILCDQARAILVEEWNVQPVKCPVTVCGDIHGQFYDLIELFRIGGNAPDTNYLFMGDYVDRGYYSVETVTLLVALKVRYRDRITILRGNHESRQITQVYGFYDECLRKYGNANVWKFFTDLFDYLPLTALIESQIFCLHGGLSPSLDTLDNIRALDRIQEVPHEGPMCDLLWSDPDDRCGWGISPRGAGYTFGQDIASQFNHTNGLTLISRAHQLVMEGFNWCQDKNVVTVFSAPNYCYRCGNMAAILEIGENMEQNFLQFDPAPRQIEPDTTRKTPDYFCELSNYP